One Capsicum annuum cultivar UCD-10X-F1 chromosome 2, UCD10Xv1.1, whole genome shotgun sequence genomic window carries:
- the LOC107857543 gene encoding ankyrin repeat domain-containing protein, chloroplastic yields the protein MSPTTAILNPRIPNLFTPSTLSYPPSCSSLYKLQFSTNTFRCQILGSHSLNFSLQNHSQQPLEEEEHVVGDCIVFEQGIFDDPFVQNNKQQNNNSNNNKSTEIRAENLIPEEWVQVQREINITKKERRKLSQQLEFGQRAERRRLDLMPIGNNNTSNGRRGSNIEEYLKAREEKLKQLKPLVLENPDFEKCKRGKTDAKLSESVEDRSVLRVSSERVLPKDPRRAVYGGGLEDIKEFFSSGIYEASAGKSSQGARKLFSKEEKVLLNKRIPDLLPATSAKWQPLHTLAASGEFYLLISLLKNIVNINVPDKDGLTAIHKAILAKKQAIFNFLLRESANPHIRDKDGATLMHYAVRTASTHMIKILLLYNVDINLQDHDGWTPLHLAVQSRRTDTVRLLLIKGADKTLKNRDGLTPLDICLHTGRDIRTYELIKLLKQLPKVR from the exons ATGTCACCAACAACAGCTATCCTAAATCCTCGAATCCCAAACTTGTTCACTCCATCTACTCTTTCCTATCCCCCCTCCTGCTCTTCACTATACAAACTCCAATTCTCCACCAACACTTTCCGCTGCCAAATTCTTGGCTCCCATTCTCTCAACTTTTCCCTTCAAAATCATTCACAGCAACCCCTCGAAGAAGAGGAACACGTTGTTGGCGACTGCATAGTATTTGAACAAGGTATTTTCGATGACCCTTTTGtccaaaacaacaaacaacaaaacaacaacagcaacaacaacaaatcaacagAAATACGGGCGGAAAATTTAATTCCTGAAGAATGGGTTCAAGTTCAGAGAGAAATCAACATTACTAAGAAGGAAAGGCGCAAGCTTTCACAACAATTGGAGTTTGGCCAACGTGCGGAAAGGAGGAGGTTAGATTTGATGCCAATTGGTAATAACAACACTAGTAATGGGAGGAGAGGCAGTAACATTGAAGAATATCTGAAAGCCAGGGAAGAAAAGTTGAAGCAGTTGAAACCACTTGTGCTCGAAAACCCGGATTTTGAAAAGTGTAAAAGGGGTAAGACTGATGCTAAATTGAGTGAAAGTGTAGAGGACAGGTCTGTTTTGAGGGTTTCGAGTGAAAGGGTATTGCCAAAAGATCCTAGAAGAGCCGTTTATGGTGGTGGATTGGAAGATATTAAGGAGTTTTTCAGTAGTGGGATTTATGAGGCCAGTGCTGGTAAAAGTTCACAAG GTGCTCGCAAGCTGTTTTCTAAAGAGGAAAAAGTCCTGTTGAACAAGCGGATTCCTGATTTGTTGCCTGCTACCTCT GCAAAATGGCAGCCTCTGCACACTCTAGCTGCCTCAGGAGAGTTTTACCTTCTCATCTCTTTGTTGAAGAACATTGTCAATATTAATGTTCCAGATAAG gATGGATTGACAGCTATCCACAAAGCAATTCTTGCCAAGAAGCAGGCTatatttaactttcttttaagAGAATCTGCCAATCCACATATACGTGACAAA GATGGAGCCACCTTGATGCACTATGCTGTTCGAACGGCATCAACTCATATGATAAAAATCCTTCTCTTGTATAATGTTGATATAAACCTCCAAGATCAT GATGGATGGACACCTTTGCATCTAGCTGTTCAATCCCGTAGAACTGATACAGTGAGGCTTTTGTTAATTAAGGGAGCTGACAAGACTCTAAAGAACAGG GATGGTCTAACCCCACTCGACATTTGCCTCCATACTGGTAGAGATATAAGGACCTATGAGCTTATCAAATTGTTGAAACAACTTCCCAAGGTTCGTTAG